The Neofelis nebulosa isolate mNeoNeb1 chromosome 16, mNeoNeb1.pri, whole genome shotgun sequence genome includes a window with the following:
- the BORCS6 gene encoding BLOC-1-related complex subunit 6, translating to MESSQGRPGPEADLPAVGEQQAVIFGGGPGRTPSEPPSGLPASGQEEAENVEGASRHPGASPKTSSRGAVHRAEREARDDEPGRGGTRSGPGSRRGAPGPEPDPHGSSRLKDPEPPEDELASESGCRRGSPGGSGMEVEPQEEDEEAAAAAGRAGRSFSSRLQDSRSLDGLSGACGGTGSAGGAEPGAGGGRRATISSPLELEGTVSRHGDLTHFVANNLQLKIRLSGALQPPPPAPARPCAAPAPTPAIPPIDPDVLRDLERLSRELGGRVDRLLRGLGGAVQELTALSVGCIQTYRDAVDSLGEAVDMSIKGMYTLLARCEELERALQPVQGLARQVRDIRRTLEVLEALCK from the coding sequence ATGGAGTCGTCCCAGGGGCGGCCTGGGCCCGAGGCGGACCTCCCGGCTGTAGGGGAGCAGCAAGCCGTGATCTTCGGCGGCGGGCCGGGCCGAACCCCCTCTGAGCCGCCCTCAGGCCTCCCGGCGTCTGGGCAGGAAGAGGCCGAGAACGTTGAGGGCGCGAGCCGCCACCCCGGGGCGTCCCCGAAGACTTCCAGCCGCGGCGCCGTCCACCGGGCCGAGCGGGAGGCTCGGGACGACGAGCCCGGCCGCGGAGGGACGCGGTCCGGGCCGGGTAGCCGCCGGGGGGCGCCGGGCCCTGAGCCCGACCCCCACGGGTCCTCCCGGCTGAAGGACCCGGAGCCACCGGAGGACGAGCTTGCATCCGAGAGCGGCTGCCGTCGAGGGAGCCCGGGAGGCAGCGGGATGGAGGTGGAGCCGCAGGAGGAAGacgaggaggcggcggcggcggctggcaGGGCTGGCCGCTCGTTCTCCAGCCGCCTTCAGGACAGCCGCAGCCTGGACGGGCTGAGCGGGGCGTGCGGCGGTACCGGGTCCGCAGGGGGTGCCGAGcccggcgcgggcggcgggcgcCGCGCCACCATCTCCAGCCCCCTGGAGCTCGAAGGCACCGTGAGCCGCCATGGCGACCTCACCCACTTCGTCGCCAACAACCTGCAGCTCAAGATTCGTCTGAGCGGCGCCCTtcagcccccgccccctgcccctgcgCGGCCCTGCGCGGCGCCCGCACCGACTCCCGCCATTCCTCCCATCGACCCCGACGTGCTGCGGGACCTGGAGCGGCTGAGTCGGGAGCTGGGCGGCAGGGTGGACCGTCTGCTGCGCGGGCTGGGTGGCGCGGTGCAGGAGCTGACAGCGCTGAGCGTGGGCTGCATCCAGACCTACCGCGACGCCGTGGACTCCCTAGGCGAAGCCGTGGACATGAGCATCAAGGGCATGTACACCCTGCTGGCCCGCTGTGAGGAGCTGGAGCGGGCGCTGCAGCCAGTTCAGGGGCTGGCGCGCCAAGTCCGGGATATCCGACGCACCCTGGAGGTGTTGGAGGCCCTGTGCAAGTGA